In Roseomonas marmotae, a single window of DNA contains:
- a CDS encoding LacI family DNA-binding transcriptional regulator produces MEDPQHPARATVASLARRAGVAASTVSRALRDDPRISPQVRARIAALAAEAGYTPNALARTLVSGRSGLIGLVLGPIENPFYTELMQQAVVQAAARGYRLLLLHVGSGPIDDATAAALLQYRVDGCLITSAELSSRAASVCAANGVPVVMINRVAREHASAVSCDNLAAGETLADLLLAAGHRRMAVIAGNPGTSTNIERADGFIRRVTAAGLPAPAVLPGGGDHAAGYAAGQAVAALPRAERPDALFGVSDILAMGAMDALREAGLSVPGDISVVGADGIAAAGRPPYRLTSYAQPLEAMVSRGLDLLLARIGGARMPDERVLLRGQLIRRASARLPLEAALT; encoded by the coding sequence ATGGAGGACCCGCAGCATCCGGCCAGGGCGACCGTGGCCAGCCTGGCCCGCCGTGCCGGCGTGGCAGCCTCCACTGTTTCCAGGGCGCTGCGGGACGACCCGCGAATCTCGCCCCAGGTCCGTGCCAGGATCGCCGCACTGGCGGCGGAGGCCGGCTATACCCCAAATGCCCTGGCACGCACGCTGGTCAGCGGCCGCAGCGGGTTAATCGGCCTGGTGCTGGGGCCGATCGAGAATCCCTTCTATACCGAGCTGATGCAGCAGGCCGTGGTACAGGCGGCGGCGCGTGGCTACCGGCTGCTGCTGCTGCATGTCGGCTCCGGCCCCATCGACGACGCGACCGCCGCGGCGCTGCTGCAATACCGGGTCGATGGCTGCCTGATCACCTCGGCCGAGCTATCCTCACGCGCCGCTTCCGTCTGTGCCGCCAATGGCGTGCCGGTCGTGATGATCAACCGCGTGGCGCGGGAACATGCCAGCGCTGTCTCCTGTGACAACCTCGCGGCGGGGGAAACCCTGGCCGATCTGTTGCTGGCTGCCGGCCACCGCCGCATGGCGGTGATCGCCGGCAATCCCGGCACCTCCACCAATATCGAGCGTGCCGACGGCTTCATCCGCCGCGTGACCGCGGCGGGGCTGCCGGCGCCAGCCGTGCTGCCGGGTGGTGGGGACCACGCCGCCGGCTATGCCGCCGGCCAGGCCGTCGCCGCCCTGCCGCGGGCGGAGCGGCCGGATGCCCTCTTCGGCGTCAGCGACATCCTGGCCATGGGGGCCATGGACGCGCTGCGGGAGGCCGGGCTCTCGGTGCCCGGGGATATTTCCGTGGTCGGCGCCGATGGCATCGCCGCCGCCGGGCGGCCGCCCTATCGCCTGACCAGCTATGCCCAGCCGTTGGAAGCCATGGTCTCCCGCGGGCTGGACCTGCTGCTGGCGCGCATTGGCGGCGCCA
- a CDS encoding isocitrate lyase/PEP mutase family protein has product MADPSLKAAIAAKKFIVAPGIFDMISARMADRMGFNALYATGYGTVASYLGVPDAGIATYTDMVARMGRFAQGCKTPVICDADTGYGGLLNVRHTVMGYEAAGVTAIQLEDQEVPKKCGHTPGRRVIPAEEMALKIEVAAEARKSDDFLIIARTDARTSLGLDEAIRRGKLYQKAGADIVFIESPESEDEMKRIGQEIDAPLLANNVDGGGRTPILSAEKLASFGFNIAIYPAIGFLTVAAALERSYAHLLKEGDTNSLDKGVIYDFAKMNELMGFPEVWDFDKRWARDEPKQAAE; this is encoded by the coding sequence ATGGCCGATCCCAGCCTGAAGGCCGCCATCGCGGCGAAGAAGTTCATCGTCGCCCCCGGCATCTTCGACATGATTTCCGCGCGCATGGCCGACCGTATGGGCTTCAACGCGCTCTATGCCACGGGCTACGGCACCGTCGCCTCCTATCTGGGCGTGCCGGATGCCGGCATCGCCACCTATACGGACATGGTCGCGCGCATGGGCCGCTTCGCCCAGGGCTGCAAGACGCCGGTGATCTGCGATGCCGATACCGGCTATGGCGGGCTGCTGAACGTGCGCCACACCGTCATGGGCTATGAGGCGGCGGGCGTCACCGCCATCCAGCTCGAGGACCAGGAAGTGCCGAAGAAGTGCGGCCATACCCCGGGCCGCCGCGTCATCCCCGCCGAGGAGATGGCGCTGAAGATCGAGGTGGCCGCCGAGGCGCGCAAGAGCGATGACTTCCTGATCATCGCCCGCACCGATGCCCGTACCAGCCTGGGCCTGGACGAGGCGATCCGCCGCGGCAAGCTCTACCAGAAGGCCGGCGCCGACATCGTCTTCATCGAGAGCCCGGAATCCGAGGACGAGATGAAGCGCATCGGCCAGGAGATCGACGCGCCGCTGCTGGCCAATAACGTCGATGGCGGCGGCCGCACGCCGATCCTCTCCGCCGAGAAGCTGGCCTCCTTCGGCTTCAACATCGCCATCTATCCGGCCATCGGCTTCCTGACGGTCGCGGCGGCGCTGGAGCGTTCCTACGCGCATCTGCTGAAGGAAGGCGACACCAACAGCCTCGACAAGGGCGTCATCTACGACTTCGCCAAGATGAACGAGCTGATGGGCTTCCCGGAGGTCTGGGACTTCGACAAGCGCTGGGCCCGCGACGAGCCCAAGCAGGCCGCCGAGTAA
- a CDS encoding 3-isopropylmalate dehydratase small subunit — translation MSLVFQGRVHRFGDEVNTDVILPGRYLSLRKPEELGRHCMEGLDPGFIKRVRPGDILAVGRNFGCGSSREHAVIALKAAGVSAIVAVSAARIFFRNAVNLGLPVILCPDAAQALREGEEAGVDLDRMAVTQGGESWQAAPLGDEVRAILAAGGLVSRVRQALAAA, via the coding sequence ATGAGCTTGGTCTTTCAGGGCCGCGTCCACCGTTTCGGGGACGAGGTGAACACCGATGTCATCCTGCCCGGCCGCTACCTGTCCCTCCGCAAGCCGGAGGAACTGGGCCGCCACTGCATGGAGGGCCTCGACCCCGGCTTCATCAAGCGGGTCCGCCCCGGCGACATCCTGGCCGTCGGCCGGAACTTCGGTTGCGGCTCCTCGCGTGAGCATGCGGTGATCGCGCTGAAGGCAGCGGGCGTCTCGGCCATCGTCGCGGTCAGCGCCGCGCGCATCTTCTTCCGCAATGCCGTCAATCTCGGCCTGCCCGTCATCCTCTGCCCCGACGCCGCCCAGGCGCTGCGCGAGGGCGAGGAGGCCGGAGTCGACCTCGACCGCATGGCCGTGACGCAGGGCGGCGAGAGCTGGCAGGCCGCGCCGCTGGGCGACGAGGTGCGCGCCATCCTCGCCGCCGGCGGACTGGTATCGCGCGTGCGCCAAGCCCTGGCCGCCGCCTGA
- a CDS encoding aconitase/3-isopropylmalate dehydratase large subunit family protein, whose protein sequence is MKHGTITQKILAAHAVEGPEAIYPGAIATIRPDVVLLNDVSGPLAFEQFDAMGAARPFDPQRIVLVADHFAPAPDVTAAGAIAMTRDFARKHGIPHYYEPGRGGIEHTLLAELGMVGHGTIVFGADSHTCTAGAFNALGIGFGSTDLAGALALGRLWMRIPDSIRVELTGRPGPFVTGKDVILELIRRIGSDGAADASLEFGGPGVAALGIDERMAVANMAVEGGADMCVFEGDALSTADMVKRGVPAAPAVMPDADAEYRQRIEIDLSSLTPMVAKPPSPASGVPVEALRGQKVDQVYVGNCSNGTMTDLRQVAEILRGRQVAQGVRMVVVPATQKIWRQALAEGLLDIIAEAGAAISTPTCGACFGGHMGILAAGETAIATTNRNYRGRMGHPDSQVFLSNAWVAAAAAVTGEIVPPDEVARMLEKAA, encoded by the coding sequence ATGAAGCACGGCACCATCACACAGAAAATCCTGGCCGCGCATGCGGTGGAAGGGCCGGAGGCGATCTACCCCGGCGCCATCGCCACCATCCGGCCGGATGTCGTCCTGTTGAACGATGTCTCCGGCCCGCTGGCCTTCGAGCAGTTCGATGCCATGGGCGCCGCCCGCCCCTTCGACCCGCAGCGCATCGTGCTGGTGGCCGATCACTTCGCGCCGGCGCCCGACGTGACCGCGGCGGGCGCCATCGCCATGACGCGCGACTTCGCCCGCAAGCATGGCATTCCGCATTACTACGAGCCCGGCCGCGGCGGCATCGAGCATACGCTGCTGGCGGAACTCGGCATGGTCGGCCACGGCACCATCGTCTTTGGCGCCGACAGCCACACCTGCACCGCCGGCGCCTTCAACGCGCTGGGCATCGGCTTCGGTTCCACCGACCTCGCGGGCGCGCTGGCCCTGGGCCGGCTCTGGATGCGGATTCCCGATAGCATCCGGGTCGAATTGACCGGCAGGCCCGGCCCCTTCGTCACGGGCAAGGACGTGATCCTGGAGCTGATCCGCCGCATCGGCTCGGATGGCGCGGCGGATGCCTCGCTGGAATTCGGCGGGCCGGGCGTGGCCGCGCTGGGCATCGACGAACGCATGGCCGTCGCCAACATGGCGGTCGAGGGCGGCGCAGATATGTGCGTCTTCGAAGGTGACGCGCTGTCCACCGCCGATATGGTGAAGCGCGGCGTGCCGGCCGCCCCGGCGGTGATGCCGGATGCCGATGCTGAATACCGCCAGAGGATCGAGATCGACCTCTCGAGCCTGACGCCGATGGTGGCCAAGCCGCCCTCCCCGGCCTCGGGCGTGCCGGTAGAGGCGCTGCGCGGCCAGAAGGTCGATCAGGTTTACGTCGGCAACTGCTCCAACGGCACCATGACGGACCTGCGTCAGGTGGCCGAGATCCTGCGCGGGCGTCAGGTCGCCCAGGGCGTGCGCATGGTGGTGGTGCCGGCGACGCAGAAGATCTGGCGTCAGGCCCTGGCCGAGGGCCTGCTGGACATCATCGCCGAGGCCGGTGCCGCCATCTCCACTCCCACCTGCGGCGCCTGCTTCGGTGGCCATATGGGCATCCTGGCGGCGGGCGAGACGGCTATCGCCACCACCAACCGCAACTACCGCGGCCGCATGGGGCACCCGGACTCCCAGGTCTTCCTGTCCAATGCCTGGGTCGCCGCCGCCGCCGCCGTGACCGGGGAGATCGTCCCGCCGGACGAGGTCGCCCGCATGCTGGAGAAGGCCGCATGA